From Penicillium psychrofluorescens genome assembly, chromosome: 1, one genomic window encodes:
- a CDS encoding uncharacterized protein (ID:PFLUO_000788-T1.cds;~source:funannotate): MSTDPPAAAMPAQEGVGMTIDPGTKEPARRASTTSRRSRRKKDDDPDSAKPPPKKEKEKDKDTKEKPARAPRRPREKSTTTAASRKKPKLEGDDTSGAAAAPAAPADPPTTVPTASQPPPSPYSQTSRPPSATPVATYPPLNQSLPPPRPQSQPPPPNPQRTSGQNFDPIRSAFGNTSPAPAYSPPHTLSPRNAYRASASPAISSIIDPPTQNAQPLYPQLPRSASGHVSAVSSPAPHPAVHTPTHPPLAPSPLLASSPSYGAAHTPQQPPPSNHFSPYAPSEQRPLQSQPPQLQLSPPVVPPPQPQVQAQAQAQAQAQAQPQPPANATPSRPQQPSDAMEVDSKEGIAAVNKPSGKKEKGSTTAPSSKAPSPKPTKAAKEAPPLPQGSGLITNALFGGDDSSNSSDSRTTPNIVVHIPLQKGNQIVNFARLAEERYGFAALHPRLAAHKQRLARIAAAGAALEKNEKGAKGISAGESADEDLSLDRDSDLDGDVSMGGTGAGTNGAPSEADDGTKKRRRKKVEEYDRDDPFVDDSEMAWQETAAASKDGFFVYSGPLVQEGEKVQVERADGTIKRGRGRGRGTGRARTLTSHQHVPIAAAVPISQDTGLPLRGPGSRGGTSRRPRTTKKADQDKDKEKDKDKDKQGGDRNGSTASASHEGRGGRAGGSAGGSGRGGSTASGRGGKSTNNSAPAPSSMMTMMDLAPAPGPTPSPNSTLPPAAVAAAPAPAPAHPGPSPLAGPELIMK; this comes from the exons ATGTCCACGGATCCGCCTGCGGCGGCTATGCCCGCCCAAGAAGGCGTGGGCATGACCATCGACCCGGGCACCAAAGAGCCAGCCCGACGTGCATCTACCACCTCCCGTCGGTCGCGTCGCAAGAAGGACGACGATCCCGATTCGGCCAAACCTCCCcccaagaaggaaaaagaaaaagacaaggACACGAAAGAAAAACCGGCCCgggctcctcgtcggcctcgggaaaaatccaccaccactgccgcGTCGCGCAAGAAGCCCAAGCTGGAGGGTGACGACACCTCGGGGGCCGCTGCTGCACCGGCAGCACCCGCCGACCCTCCAACAACAGTACCGACGGCTTCCCAACCACCTCCCTCGCCGTATTCCCAGACTTCGCGACCTCCCTCGGCAACCCCTGTGGCTACCTATCCTCCTTTGAATCAATCCCTTCCACCTCCACGTCCTCAGTCCCAACCTCCCCCGCCGAACCCGCAACGGACCAGTGGACAAAACTTCGACCCCATCCGATCAGCATTTGGCAATACGTCGCCTGCACCGGCCTATAGTCCTCCTCACACCCTCTCGCCGCGTAATGCCTACCGCGCAAGTGCGTCGCCGGCCATCTCTAGCATCATTGACCCGCCGACCCAAAATGCTCAACCGCTATATCCTCAACTCCCGCGCTCCGCCTCCGGCCATGTGTCCGCTGTCTCCTCACCGGCGCCGCACCCCGCGGTACATACTCCGACACACCCTCCACTAGCCCCTTCACCTCTCCTGGCCTCATCTCCTTCCTACGGGGCCGCGCACACGCCGCAACAACCACCGCCATCGAACCACTTTTCCCCATATGCTCCCTCTGAGCAGCGCCCGCTGCAATCGCAACCTCCTCAGCTCCAGCTGTCGCCGCCAGTGGTTCCACCGCCTCAACCTCAGGTccaggcccaggcccaggcccaggctcaggctcaggctcagcCGCAACCGCCAGCCAATGCTACCCCGTCACGACCACAACAGCCGTCCGATGCAATGGAGGTGGACTCGAAGGAGGGGATTGCTGCGGTTAACAAGCCGtcgggcaagaaggaaaaaggaagcaCTACCGCTCCGTCGTCCAAAGCGCCGTCCCCCAAGCCGACCAAGGCAGCTAAGGAAGCACCACCCCTTCCGCAAGGATCTGGTCTAATTACCAACGCGCTATTTGGTGGAGACGATTCTTCGAACTCGTCCGATTCGCGCACAACGCCAAACATCGTTGTGCACATTCCGCTGCAGAAGGGGAACCAGATTGTGAACTTTGCCCGACTGGCGGAAGAACGATATGGCTTTGCAGCCCTGCACCCTCGCTTGGCGGCTCATAAACAGCGATTAGCCCGCATAGCGGCTGCTGGGGCAGCCTtggagaagaatgagaaAGGTGCCAAGGGGATCTCAGCAGGCGAAAGTGCGGATGAAGATTTGAGCCTCGATCGTGACAGTGATCTAGATGGCGATGTTTCTATGGGTGGCACAGGAGCTGGAACGAACGGCGCTCCCTCGGAGGCAGATGATGGAACGAAGAAAAGACggcgcaagaaggtcgaggaaTATGACCGGGATGACCCATTTGTTGACGACAGTGAGATGGCCTGGCAGGAGACTGCTGCAGCCAGCAAGGATGGTTTCTTTGTCTACAGTGGTCCGCTGGTGCAGGAGGGGGAGAAAGTCCAGGTGGAACG AGCCGACGGGACTATCAAGCgcggtcgtggtcgtggacGAGGAACAGGGCGAGCTCGCACTCTCACTTCTCACCAACATGTACCCATTGCGGCTGCTGTGCCCATCTCCCAGGATACGGGCCTACCTCTCCGCGGCCCTGGATCACGCGGGGGTACCTCGCGCCGCCCACGCACTACCAAGAAAGCAGATCAGGATAAagacaaggagaaagacaaggacaaggacaagcaGGGCGGCGATCGCAACGGTTCCACGGCCTCGGCATCCCACGAGGGTCGCGGCGGACGAGCCGGCGGTAGTGCCGGTGGTTCTGGGCGCGGTGGAAGCACAGCCAGCGGTCGTGGTGGAAAGTCCACGAACAACTCAGCGCCTGCACCCTCCTCAatgatgaccatgatggacCTGGCTCCTGCTCCAGGACCGACCCCGTCACCCAACTCCACCCTCcctcctgctgctgttgctgctgctcctgctcctgctcctgcgcACCCCGGACCCAGTCCGTTAGCTGGCCCGGAGCTGATAATGAAATAG